The proteins below are encoded in one region of Hordeum vulgare subsp. vulgare chromosome 3H, MorexV3_pseudomolecules_assembly, whole genome shotgun sequence:
- the LOC123439777 gene encoding uncharacterized protein LOC123439777, with product MDDLSPRVEMAESDAAARKMANGEASDDNGRAVEVAGGEDTFPAVLRSFVNGVWPPPGNGEDPLLQRLRAASCEAAPRLWDASRNSAR from the coding sequence ATGGACGACCTCTCGCCGCGCGTGGAGATGGCCGAATCCGACGCGGCGGCCCGGAAGATGGCCAACGGCGAGGCCTCCGACGACAACGGTCGCGCCGTCGAGGTCGCCGGTGGCGAGGACACTTTCCCCGCGGTGCTCCGTAGCTTCGTGAACGGCGTCTGGCCGCCGCCCGGCAACGGCGAAGATCCCCTGCTTCAGCGCCTCCGCGCCGCCTCCTGTGAGGCGGCCCCGCGGCTCTGGGACGCCTCCAGGAACTCGGCGAGATGA